The Ensifer canadensis genome has a segment encoding these proteins:
- a CDS encoding 4Fe-4S dicluster domain-containing protein, with product MSKWNLIINVGRCENCYNCVIADRDEHVGNDFPGYSAPAAAVGESTIRILRRAQGSAPMVETTYLPVMCNHCDDAPCMRYAGDAIRKREDGIVIIDPAKARGRKDILGSCPYRAIVWNEEQQVPQTWIFDAHLLDQGWQRPRCQQSCPTEVFEAVKLDDVAMERMATIEELKVQKPELGTKPRVWYRGLERWEKSFIGGSVSADIAGVLECLEGAEVTLSQGGNVLTKTVTDGFGDFRFDNLVGDGGKYRVEVSHAHGSLWRDCVLSESVYLGELRLTRPGAADARGAADA from the coding sequence TTGAGCAAGTGGAACCTGATCATCAACGTCGGCCGCTGCGAGAACTGCTATAATTGCGTCATCGCGGACCGGGACGAACATGTTGGCAACGACTTTCCGGGCTATTCGGCGCCGGCGGCTGCCGTGGGTGAGAGCACGATCCGCATCCTGCGCCGAGCGCAGGGCAGTGCGCCTATGGTGGAGACCACCTATTTACCGGTGATGTGCAATCACTGCGATGACGCGCCCTGCATGCGATATGCGGGCGACGCCATTCGTAAACGCGAAGACGGCATTGTTATTATCGATCCAGCCAAGGCTCGAGGCCGCAAGGACATCCTCGGCTCGTGCCCGTATCGGGCAATTGTCTGGAACGAGGAGCAGCAGGTGCCGCAGACCTGGATCTTCGACGCCCATCTGCTCGACCAGGGCTGGCAGCGGCCTCGTTGCCAGCAGAGTTGTCCGACGGAAGTCTTCGAGGCGGTGAAACTCGATGACGTCGCCATGGAGCGGATGGCGACCATCGAGGAGCTCAAGGTGCAAAAGCCCGAGCTCGGGACCAAACCCCGCGTCTGGTACCGCGGTCTGGAACGATGGGAGAAAAGCTTCATCGGCGGCAGCGTCAGCGCCGACATCGCCGGAGTGTTGGAATGTCTCGAGGGGGCGGAGGTGACCCTGTCCCAGGGAGGCAATGTTCTCACGAAAACAGTCACCGACGGCTTCGGCGACTTTCGCTTCGACAATCTGGTCGGGGATGGAGGCAAGTATCGCGTCGAAGTGTCCCATGCCCATGGTAGCCTTTGGCGGGACTGCGTCCTATCCGAGAGCGTCTATCTGGGTGAACTGAGGTTGACCCGCCCCGGCGCTGCAGACGCGCGGGGGGCCGCCGATGCTTGA
- a CDS encoding aspartate ammonia-lyase — translation MLSSAEPTRRVQDMLGDIDIPVASYYGAQTARAIANFQISRISIGHYPVFIRAMAFVKKAAALANVELGDLDIDKGSAIVAACDDIADGILADQFPVDVFQGGAGTSTNMNLNEVIANRALERLGLPKGRFDVIHPNNDVNLSQSTNDVYPTAIRLALLLSDETLISALDELATAFELKSTEFSDILKLGRTQLQDAVPMTLGQEFKAFAVTLREDIQRFTEMSCLLREVNLGGTAIGTGITADPRYAALAVAKLREVSGVDLKSASDFVEACWDTGAFVLFSGTLKRTAVKLSKISNDLRLLSSGPRGGLGEIHLPPMQAGSSIMPGKVNPVVPEVVNQVAFQVIGSDLVVTLAAEAGQLQLNAMEPVIVFNLLQSMSIMANAVRTLASKCVIGITANETRCREHLESGTALATALTPLIGYEKAAEIAAEILKSGRPIRGLLEEKTTLASDLVDRVLDSKALVRPTRFRSPTTER, via the coding sequence ATGTTGTCCTCGGCAGAACCGACGCGACGTGTCCAAGATATGCTCGGCGACATCGATATCCCCGTCGCAAGCTACTACGGCGCGCAAACGGCCCGGGCGATCGCCAACTTCCAGATTTCGAGGATATCGATTGGACACTATCCCGTCTTCATTCGTGCCATGGCATTTGTGAAGAAGGCCGCGGCGCTGGCAAATGTCGAGCTCGGCGATCTCGACATTGACAAGGGCTCGGCCATCGTCGCGGCGTGCGACGACATCGCCGACGGCATTCTGGCCGACCAATTCCCTGTTGACGTGTTTCAAGGCGGCGCAGGAACCTCCACGAACATGAACCTAAATGAGGTGATCGCCAACCGCGCGCTGGAGCGACTGGGGCTTCCCAAAGGTCGGTTCGACGTCATCCATCCGAACAACGACGTCAACCTTTCGCAGTCCACCAACGACGTCTATCCAACGGCCATCCGCCTTGCCCTGCTTCTCAGCGACGAAACCCTGATATCAGCTCTCGACGAGCTTGCGACCGCGTTCGAACTGAAGTCGACCGAGTTCTCCGACATCCTGAAACTGGGCAGGACGCAGCTACAGGACGCTGTGCCAATGACACTCGGCCAGGAGTTCAAGGCATTCGCCGTAACGCTGCGCGAAGATATCCAGCGCTTTACCGAAATGTCGTGTCTCTTGAGGGAGGTCAATCTTGGCGGTACCGCGATCGGAACGGGGATCACCGCCGACCCGCGATACGCGGCCTTGGCGGTCGCGAAGCTCCGCGAGGTATCCGGGGTCGATTTGAAATCGGCGTCTGATTTTGTCGAGGCCTGCTGGGACACGGGCGCGTTCGTGCTTTTTTCAGGGACACTGAAGCGAACGGCCGTCAAGCTATCGAAGATATCGAACGATTTGCGATTGCTTTCGTCCGGGCCTCGAGGAGGCTTAGGCGAAATTCATCTGCCGCCAATGCAGGCCGGATCGTCAATAATGCCGGGGAAGGTCAACCCTGTTGTCCCGGAAGTGGTGAACCAGGTTGCCTTCCAAGTCATTGGCTCGGACCTTGTCGTGACACTCGCAGCGGAGGCAGGGCAGCTGCAGCTCAATGCCATGGAGCCCGTCATCGTCTTCAACCTGCTGCAATCGATGTCGATCATGGCGAATGCGGTCCGAACGCTTGCTTCCAAATGCGTAATCGGCATTACAGCGAACGAAACGCGCTGCCGGGAGCATCTCGAGTCCGGCACCGCTCTTGCGACAGCCCTAACCCCTCTCATCGGCTACGAGAAGGCCGCGGAGATAGCCGCGGAAATCCTCAAGAGCGGCCGCCCCATACGGGGGCTACTAGAGGAAAAAACCACGCTCGCCTCCGATCTCGTCGATCGCGTGCTCGACTCAAAGGCGCTCGTCAGGCCAACCCGGTTCAGGTCGCCGACGACCGAGCGATAG
- a CDS encoding VOC family protein has protein sequence MPTLVQLYSARNVQSQTEALDRIAAVGYDGVEGCWLNFEDPAAFRKELDLRSLAMPQAHVPLEMLENAFDRVVDLTRHLDIYTVIVPGLPEDGRPSSTDGWRNLGERLDIVEGKLRALGLRFAWHNHDFELISLPDGRTPIDILLEGAPGMDWEVDVGWILRAGQDPVLWLTSYAGRIVAVHLKDIQPDILEEGWADLGFGESNWSDVFRTLRALPRLAAHVAEHDAPLDFSRFVSRWKIAHDRLSALRPGRSFEGFTHVALKVHDLDAQLSFYERVMGFREMFRLPNDDGSVFLVYLRINDRQYLELFPGAIGEHAPTPEERGYQHMCLEVADVDATVEALRARGARMCLWRDDLSGICEVEGTAITTGRDGNRQSWIKDPEGNRIELMELNLAGMQYGAMGARLSSSAR, from the coding sequence GTGCCCACATTGGTGCAGCTCTATTCGGCCCGCAACGTCCAATCCCAAACCGAGGCGCTCGACCGGATAGCCGCGGTCGGATACGACGGCGTAGAGGGCTGCTGGCTGAACTTCGAGGATCCAGCCGCTTTCCGGAAAGAACTCGACCTGCGCAGCCTGGCGATGCCGCAGGCTCACGTTCCTTTGGAAATGCTGGAGAATGCGTTCGATCGGGTGGTCGATCTGACCAGGCATCTCGACATCTATACTGTGATCGTGCCAGGGCTGCCCGAGGATGGGCGGCCATCGAGTACGGACGGCTGGCGAAACCTCGGAGAGCGCCTCGATATTGTCGAAGGCAAGCTGCGCGCCTTGGGCCTCCGGTTCGCTTGGCACAATCACGATTTCGAACTCATCTCCCTGCCAGACGGGCGAACGCCGATCGATATCCTTTTGGAAGGCGCGCCGGGTATGGATTGGGAAGTGGATGTGGGTTGGATTCTGCGTGCCGGCCAGGACCCCGTTTTGTGGTTGACGTCCTACGCGGGCCGGATCGTTGCCGTTCACCTCAAGGACATTCAGCCCGACATCCTCGAGGAGGGATGGGCCGACCTGGGTTTCGGTGAGAGCAATTGGTCCGATGTTTTTCGAACGCTCCGCGCCCTGCCGCGTCTGGCGGCACATGTCGCCGAGCACGACGCACCCCTCGATTTTTCCCGCTTCGTATCCCGTTGGAAGATCGCCCACGATCGCTTGTCCGCGCTTCGGCCCGGCCGATCCTTCGAAGGTTTCACCCATGTGGCGCTAAAGGTTCACGATCTCGATGCTCAACTCTCGTTCTACGAGCGCGTGATGGGTTTCCGCGAGATGTTCCGGTTGCCGAATGACGATGGCTCGGTGTTCCTGGTCTATCTCCGCATCAACGATCGCCAATATCTGGAATTGTTTCCTGGCGCGATCGGGGAGCACGCTCCGACCCCTGAAGAGCGTGGTTATCAGCACATGTGCCTCGAGGTAGCCGATGTCGACGCCACGGTGGAGGCGCTCCGCGCTCGCGGAGCGCGGATGTGCTTGTGGCGCGACGACCTGTCCGGTATCTGCGAAGTGGAAGGAACCGCCATCACGACGGGACGGGACGGTAATCGACAGTCGTGGATCAAGGACCCTGAAGGCAACCGCATCGAACTGATGGAATTGAATTTGGCCGGCATGCAGTACGGGGCCATGGGTGCGCGCCTGTCGTCCAGTGCGCGATGA
- a CDS encoding molybdopterin-dependent oxidoreductase, with the protein MNRQVFRTILVALPKVLNHTASRVPAFAERLKQRNVVAWVGLQDGSIGRIVEIRGGKFRSRSGSAAQAEVSMAFKDVATALKLLLPNRDQGEVIHAAKNFKVVTAGPDELVVWFTQTLNMSETAGLAMGTPMPDGSRRYTTCTNGGPLFVYVKDGRILRVTPIEFDATDPSTWVIEARGRKFSPPRRALVAPHALTMKSLVYSDKRILYPMKRVDFDPNGERNPQNRGKSDYVRISWDEALDIVAKEINRQKRVHGPGSITFPMSSHHQWGNVGYYLSSLTRFANLIGFTRVAANPDSWEGWYWGAMHHFGNSMRVGVPAGYGGVEDCLKEAEMIVFWSCDPESTNGAYAGFEGTTRRLWAKELGIEFVHIDPHCNPTAQLLGGRWFPVRPQTDAALAQAIMYVWVTEGLYDEEYVATRTTGFDEWKAYLLGETDGVPKTPEWQEAETGIPARDVRALARKWGGKKVYLAVGMTGTGFGGAGRGATGAQWARCMIMIMAMQGWGKPGINFGGLQIGVPHDLHFYFPGYADGGISGDLAWTGNAVNNYQRMPHILTMNPVKQMVPRQQLPDAIINGHATGYLWDGMAQEAQFAPFSYPMPGYSPIHMIYRYGGSSLSTVTRSGRWVDAYRHESIEFVVNQSIWMEGEAQFADIILPACTSLERWDIGEWANSGGYAHHGVNVVNHRLITLQHKCIEPLGESKSDYDIFTAILTKLGLGAVFTEGCSELNWVKRVFDSSDLPGEVSWKQFCRKGYYVVPPEKPELRQPVDMRWFAEGRRKDLPEPFPMPSQYAEEFGTGLQTPSGKLEFVPEILKRNTADNPDRPPVNRYIPSWEGLRTAELTERYPLQMIATHSRYSFHTSMDGKNSAVNQVEDHRALIAGHRFWLLRLNPADATARSIGHRDLVKIFNDRGAVICAADISPLVAPGVVKSYEASAEFQLIELAGETIEIGGCLNILTSDRSQTRGTSSMAPNSCLVQIEKWQNAHAFKMAARRRRTS; encoded by the coding sequence ATGAACCGGCAGGTTTTCAGGACCATCCTTGTTGCCCTGCCCAAAGTGCTCAACCACACGGCGTCCCGCGTTCCTGCGTTTGCTGAACGGCTGAAGCAGCGCAACGTCGTCGCGTGGGTCGGACTCCAGGACGGCAGTATCGGCCGCATCGTGGAAATCCGAGGCGGTAAGTTCCGCTCCCGTTCGGGTAGCGCTGCCCAGGCCGAAGTGAGCATGGCGTTCAAGGATGTGGCGACTGCCCTGAAACTGCTGCTCCCCAATCGCGATCAGGGCGAGGTCATCCACGCGGCCAAGAATTTCAAGGTGGTTACGGCCGGACCGGACGAACTTGTGGTCTGGTTCACGCAGACCCTCAATATGAGCGAGACCGCCGGCCTGGCCATGGGGACGCCGATGCCCGACGGCAGCCGCCGCTATACCACCTGCACCAATGGTGGGCCCCTGTTCGTTTACGTCAAGGACGGCAGGATCCTGCGGGTCACGCCCATCGAGTTCGACGCCACGGACCCGTCCACCTGGGTAATCGAAGCCCGTGGCCGCAAGTTCAGTCCACCCCGCCGCGCCCTGGTGGCACCGCACGCGCTGACCATGAAATCCCTGGTTTATTCGGACAAGCGTATCCTCTACCCGATGAAGCGGGTGGATTTCGATCCCAATGGCGAACGAAATCCCCAGAACCGCGGCAAATCCGACTACGTACGGATCAGTTGGGACGAGGCGCTGGACATCGTCGCCAAGGAGATCAACCGGCAGAAGCGCGTCCACGGGCCTGGCTCGATCACCTTCCCCATGTCGTCCCATCATCAGTGGGGAAACGTGGGCTACTACCTGAGTTCGCTGACGCGGTTCGCAAACCTGATCGGCTTCACCCGGGTTGCCGCCAATCCGGACAGCTGGGAGGGCTGGTACTGGGGCGCGATGCACCATTTCGGCAATTCAATGCGTGTCGGCGTGCCTGCGGGCTATGGCGGAGTGGAAGATTGCCTCAAGGAAGCCGAGATGATCGTCTTCTGGTCCTGCGATCCCGAAAGCACCAATGGAGCCTATGCGGGATTTGAGGGCACCACGCGTCGTCTTTGGGCCAAGGAACTCGGCATCGAGTTCGTGCATATCGACCCGCATTGCAATCCGACAGCCCAGTTGCTGGGCGGACGCTGGTTTCCCGTACGGCCACAGACCGACGCGGCTCTGGCCCAGGCGATCATGTATGTCTGGGTCACGGAAGGCCTTTATGACGAGGAGTATGTCGCGACCCGCACCACCGGCTTCGACGAATGGAAGGCGTACCTGCTGGGCGAAACCGATGGCGTCCCCAAGACACCCGAATGGCAGGAAGCCGAGACCGGCATCCCTGCCAGGGACGTGCGCGCCCTGGCCCGCAAGTGGGGCGGCAAGAAAGTCTATCTAGCTGTCGGAATGACCGGCACGGGTTTCGGCGGTGCGGGCCGCGGCGCGACCGGAGCCCAGTGGGCTCGCTGTATGATCATGATCATGGCCATGCAGGGCTGGGGCAAGCCGGGCATCAATTTCGGCGGTCTCCAGATCGGGGTCCCGCACGACCTGCATTTCTATTTCCCGGGCTATGCAGATGGCGGGATATCCGGCGACCTGGCGTGGACCGGCAACGCCGTCAACAATTATCAGCGCATGCCGCACATCCTGACGATGAATCCGGTCAAGCAGATGGTGCCGCGCCAGCAACTGCCCGACGCGATCATCAACGGCCACGCCACCGGCTATCTCTGGGACGGAATGGCCCAGGAGGCCCAGTTTGCGCCTTTCAGCTATCCCATGCCGGGCTACTCGCCAATTCACATGATCTACCGCTACGGCGGATCGTCCCTGAGCACCGTAACTCGATCGGGGCGCTGGGTGGACGCTTATCGGCACGAGAGCATCGAGTTCGTGGTGAACCAGTCCATCTGGATGGAGGGCGAGGCCCAGTTCGCCGATATCATCCTGCCGGCCTGCACTTCACTGGAGCGCTGGGACATCGGCGAGTGGGCAAATTCCGGAGGCTATGCCCATCACGGCGTCAACGTCGTCAATCATCGCCTCATCACCCTTCAGCATAAGTGCATCGAGCCTTTGGGTGAGTCGAAGTCCGACTACGACATATTCACCGCCATCCTGACCAAGTTGGGCCTGGGCGCTGTCTTCACCGAAGGCTGCAGTGAACTCAACTGGGTCAAGCGGGTGTTCGATTCGTCAGATCTACCCGGCGAAGTTTCCTGGAAGCAATTCTGTCGCAAAGGCTACTACGTCGTGCCGCCCGAAAAGCCGGAGCTGCGCCAACCCGTCGACATGCGCTGGTTCGCGGAGGGAAGGCGCAAGGATCTGCCGGAACCCTTTCCGATGCCGTCCCAGTATGCCGAAGAGTTCGGCACGGGCCTGCAGACGCCAAGCGGCAAACTGGAATTCGTACCCGAGATCCTTAAGCGGAACACGGCAGACAATCCGGACCGGCCGCCGGTCAATCGCTACATTCCCTCCTGGGAAGGGCTGCGCACCGCAGAGTTGACGGAGCGCTATCCGCTCCAGATGATCGCCACGCATAGCCGCTATAGCTTCCACACCAGCATGGACGGCAAGAACAGCGCGGTCAATCAGGTGGAGGACCATCGTGCCCTGATTGCTGGCCATCGCTTCTGGTTGCTGCGTCTCAACCCGGCTGATGCCACCGCCCGGAGCATTGGCCATCGTGACCTGGTGAAAATCTTCAACGACCGCGGCGCCGTGATCTGCGCCGCCGACATTTCGCCCCTGGTGGCTCCAGGCGTCGTCAAGTCCTATGAGGCCAGCGCCGAGTTCCAGCTTATCGAACTTGCCGGGGAGACTATCGAGATCGGCGGCTGCCTGAACATCCTTACCTCGGACCGATCTCAAACACGCGGAACCAGCAGCATGGCTCCCAATTCCTGCCTTGTGCAAATCGAGAAGTGGCAGAACGCGCACGCCTTCAAGATGGCTGCGCGGCGTAGGAGGACGTCTTGA
- a CDS encoding acyl-CoA synthetase translates to MLAKTRGGGGRPIVALPDVEAFEQIPLSDRNLPASTYEMLARGAAVGPDQPALSFFLRVDDFREPFVWTHAQLLADITRTANALRRLGIGRDDVVAFVLPNLPEAHFVIWGGEAAGIAFAINPLLEAGQISELLIAGKAKWLVTLAPFPGTDIWQKAIKAAANVPDLQGILTVSFAPYLRGTAQKATEVRSHASGVDGRSIPVLSLRQEIASERGDRLTFEMPSSADTSSYFCTGGTTGLPKIAARTHVSEVFDAWSTQAYVGSVFAPGKTIFCGLPLFHVNGQLVTGLIPWSQGGHVVMGTPQGYRGEGVIPSFWEIIEHYRVVAFSGVPTVYSALLQVPVDDRDISSVGYGFCGAAPMPVELFRTFEKTTGIRILEAYGLTEGACVSSVNPPEGERRVGSIGLRLPYQKMAVVRLDDSGGFTGMAGTEEIGVLAIHGPNVFAGYINAEHNKGLWLEIDGERWMNTGDLARQDADGYFWLTGRKKELIIRGGHNIDPKLIENAVQDHPAVQLAAAVGRPDERAGELPVLYVQLKPATTASEVDLLTHAVDRIPERAAHPRSVRILSALPVTSVGKIFKPALSMLEIEDVVRQEAASTGVKLESLSVVQDARLGLLARIATEGDPGPLREKLGRYAFRAQFL, encoded by the coding sequence ATGCTCGCAAAAACCCGTGGCGGCGGCGGTCGCCCCATTGTCGCATTGCCCGATGTTGAGGCATTCGAGCAAATCCCGCTGTCGGACCGTAACCTCCCGGCAAGCACCTACGAGATGCTTGCGCGCGGCGCGGCTGTCGGGCCGGATCAGCCTGCCCTGTCCTTTTTTCTGCGCGTCGACGATTTCCGTGAGCCCTTCGTCTGGACGCATGCACAACTCCTCGCTGACATCACGAGGACAGCCAATGCCCTCCGGCGGTTGGGAATAGGTCGCGACGACGTCGTCGCCTTCGTGCTGCCCAATCTGCCCGAAGCGCATTTCGTGATCTGGGGCGGCGAGGCGGCGGGCATCGCCTTCGCGATCAATCCGCTGCTTGAAGCGGGACAGATCTCAGAGCTCCTCATTGCCGGAAAGGCAAAATGGCTCGTCACTCTGGCCCCCTTTCCGGGAACCGACATCTGGCAGAAGGCGATCAAGGCCGCGGCGAATGTGCCGGACTTGCAAGGAATTCTAACCGTCAGTTTCGCACCGTATCTCCGTGGAACCGCCCAGAAAGCCACGGAGGTACGCTCGCATGCCTCGGGGGTCGATGGTCGTTCCATCCCCGTTCTCAGCCTGCGTCAGGAAATTGCCTCGGAACGAGGCGATAGGTTGACCTTTGAGATGCCAAGCTCCGCAGACACCTCTTCATACTTCTGTACAGGCGGCACGACCGGATTGCCCAAGATCGCCGCGCGCACCCATGTGTCGGAAGTGTTCGACGCCTGGTCCACCCAAGCCTATGTCGGGAGTGTGTTCGCACCGGGCAAGACGATCTTTTGCGGCTTGCCGCTCTTCCACGTCAATGGGCAGTTGGTGACGGGCCTCATCCCGTGGTCGCAAGGCGGACATGTCGTCATGGGCACGCCGCAGGGCTATCGCGGAGAGGGAGTTATTCCATCCTTCTGGGAGATCATCGAACACTATCGGGTCGTGGCCTTCTCGGGCGTTCCGACTGTATATTCGGCACTGCTGCAGGTGCCGGTCGACGACCGCGACATTTCGAGCGTCGGCTACGGTTTTTGCGGCGCGGCTCCGATGCCCGTTGAACTGTTTCGCACTTTTGAAAAGACGACGGGAATCCGTATTCTGGAAGCCTACGGCCTGACGGAAGGTGCCTGTGTTTCCAGCGTCAATCCGCCGGAAGGCGAGCGACGTGTCGGCTCAATCGGCCTACGCCTCCCCTACCAGAAAATGGCCGTGGTCAGACTTGACGATTCCGGCGGCTTCACCGGAATGGCCGGGACGGAAGAGATCGGCGTGCTCGCGATCCACGGGCCGAACGTCTTCGCTGGCTATATCAATGCCGAGCACAACAAGGGTCTCTGGCTTGAGATCGACGGCGAGCGCTGGATGAACACCGGCGATCTCGCTCGCCAGGATGCGGACGGATACTTCTGGCTGACGGGTCGCAAGAAGGAGCTCATTATCCGGGGCGGCCATAACATCGATCCCAAGCTGATCGAAAATGCAGTGCAAGATCACCCGGCGGTACAACTGGCCGCAGCGGTGGGAAGACCCGATGAGCGCGCCGGAGAACTGCCTGTCCTCTACGTTCAGTTGAAGCCGGCGACGACGGCGTCGGAGGTGGACCTGCTTACTCATGCCGTCGACCGTATTCCAGAGCGCGCTGCACATCCCAGATCGGTCCGGATTCTGTCTGCGCTTCCCGTCACATCCGTCGGCAAGATCTTCAAGCCAGCACTGTCGATGCTGGAGATCGAGGATGTGGTGCGCCAGGAGGCGGCGTCGACTGGCGTGAAACTCGAATCGCTCTCGGTCGTTCAAGATGCCCGACTCGGGCTGCTTGCGAGAATTGCAACCGAGGGCGATCCAGGCCCTCTCCGCGAAAAACTGGGTCGCTACGCCTTTAGGGCGCAGTTCCTCTGA
- a CDS encoding TetR/AcrR family transcriptional regulator: MLDRGNCCSDMTQRRTSRQESRGTNVARILSAAETLCAIYGSGKTNVCDIASYLKMSPANVYRFFPSKLAIYDELVARVLQNNFPVMQPGYGRFTTAETLREFMLGLYRHSFALMRNEGKIFELLTVADEERWPAFEVHVKRVRAAVAELIEEGIRAQEFRQQDSRRAAECLCASTASLLEPKAIKNLHLRHPLITPEDLISFCVEALRNGPS; the protein is encoded by the coding sequence ATGCTTGACAGAGGTAATTGCTGCTCTGACATGACCCAGCGACGAACCAGCCGGCAGGAGAGCCGGGGAACGAACGTTGCCCGCATTCTTAGTGCAGCAGAAACTTTGTGCGCGATCTATGGATCCGGCAAAACGAACGTGTGCGACATCGCCAGCTATCTCAAAATGTCGCCAGCAAATGTCTACAGGTTCTTCCCTTCCAAGCTGGCGATATACGACGAGCTTGTTGCGCGGGTGCTCCAAAACAATTTTCCCGTCATGCAACCCGGCTACGGAAGATTTACGACTGCAGAAACGCTCCGAGAGTTCATGCTGGGGCTGTATCGGCATTCTTTTGCTCTCATGCGGAATGAGGGAAAGATATTCGAGCTCCTTACAGTCGCCGATGAGGAGCGCTGGCCGGCTTTCGAGGTACACGTAAAACGCGTGAGAGCCGCCGTCGCTGAACTTATCGAAGAGGGCATCCGTGCACAGGAATTTCGACAACAGGACAGTCGACGGGCCGCTGAATGCCTTTGCGCGTCAACTGCGTCCCTCTTGGAACCCAAAGCGATCAAGAATCTCCATCTCAGGCACCCGCTCATTACGCCCGAAGACCTGATTTCTTTCTGTGTCGAGGCTCTCCGGAACGGCCCTTCTTAA